One genomic region from Carettochelys insculpta isolate YL-2023 chromosome 4, ASM3395843v1, whole genome shotgun sequence encodes:
- the THAP6 gene encoding THAP domain-containing protein 6 isoform X1 gives MVPGGGAQSPAQHATSSLQAGTELPASTMVKSCSAIGCASRCLPKSKLRGLTFHVFPTNEEAKRRWVVAMKRLDVNSAGMWEPKKADVLCSRHFKKSDFDTRGPNIRLKPGVIPSIFEFPSHFQSRRGKVQGRRNNLLKTLPVTVYNPQLVDLASSAGELHSQFILEHSYSIMDSPKTLKCKLDQVISELDDAKEHLRNILEREQQRRESLRSVIQELESKCLISPEIACKLAVYCWEWCEVGTREQATS, from the exons atggtcccggggggaggggcacagtccCCTGCTCAGCATGCCACCTCCTCCCTGCAGGCGGGTACTGAGctgccagccagcaccatggtgaAGAGCTGCTCCGCCATCGGCTGCGCCTCCCGCTGTTTGCCGAAGTCCAAGCTGCGGGGACTGACTTTTCATGT GTTCCCCACCAACGAGGAGGCCAAAAGAAGGTGGGTGGTGGCCATGAAAAGGCTCGACGTGAACTCTGCAGGTATGTGGGAGCCTAAGAAAGCAGATGTGTTGTGTTCACGGCACTTTAAGAAGTCAGACTTCGACACAAGAGGCCCCAACATCAGGCTCAAACCTGGAGTCATCCCTTCCATTTTTGAATTTCCTTCTCACTTCCAG AGCAGACGAGGAAAAGTTCAGGGCAGACGAAACAACCTGCTGAAAACGCTGCCAGTGACAGTTTATAACCCCCAGCTGGTGGATTTGGCTTCCAGCGCTGGGGAATTACATTCCCAATTCATCTTG GAGCACAGTTACAGCATAATGGACAGTCCAAAGACACTGAAGTGTAAATTAGACCAGGTAATCAGTGAGCTCGACGATGCCAAGGAACACCTGAGGAACATTCTGGAACGAGAACAACAACGCAGAGAATCACTGAGGTCGGTGATCCAGGAGTTGGAGAGCAAATGTCTGATCAGCCCTGAAATAGCCTGTAAGCTGGCAGTTTATTGCTGGGAGTGGTGTGAGGTGGGCACACGGGAACAGGCTACCAGCTGA
- the THAP6 gene encoding THAP domain-containing protein 6 isoform X2, whose translation MVKSCSAIGCASRCLPKSKLRGLTFHVFPTNEEAKRRWVVAMKRLDVNSAGMWEPKKADVLCSRHFKKSDFDTRGPNIRLKPGVIPSIFEFPSHFQSRRGKVQGRRNNLLKTLPVTVYNPQLVDLASSAGELHSQFILEHSYSIMDSPKTLKCKLDQVISELDDAKEHLRNILEREQQRRESLRSVIQELESKCLISPEIACKLAVYCWEWCEVGTREQATS comes from the exons atggtgaAGAGCTGCTCCGCCATCGGCTGCGCCTCCCGCTGTTTGCCGAAGTCCAAGCTGCGGGGACTGACTTTTCATGT GTTCCCCACCAACGAGGAGGCCAAAAGAAGGTGGGTGGTGGCCATGAAAAGGCTCGACGTGAACTCTGCAGGTATGTGGGAGCCTAAGAAAGCAGATGTGTTGTGTTCACGGCACTTTAAGAAGTCAGACTTCGACACAAGAGGCCCCAACATCAGGCTCAAACCTGGAGTCATCCCTTCCATTTTTGAATTTCCTTCTCACTTCCAG AGCAGACGAGGAAAAGTTCAGGGCAGACGAAACAACCTGCTGAAAACGCTGCCAGTGACAGTTTATAACCCCCAGCTGGTGGATTTGGCTTCCAGCGCTGGGGAATTACATTCCCAATTCATCTTG GAGCACAGTTACAGCATAATGGACAGTCCAAAGACACTGAAGTGTAAATTAGACCAGGTAATCAGTGAGCTCGACGATGCCAAGGAACACCTGAGGAACATTCTGGAACGAGAACAACAACGCAGAGAATCACTGAGGTCGGTGATCCAGGAGTTGGAGAGCAAATGTCTGATCAGCCCTGAAATAGCCTGTAAGCTGGCAGTTTATTGCTGGGAGTGGTGTGAGGTGGGCACACGGGAACAGGCTACCAGCTGA